The Mercurialis annua linkage group LG2, ddMerAnnu1.2, whole genome shotgun sequence genome contains a region encoding:
- the LOC126666857 gene encoding acid phosphatase 1-like, producing the protein MTSSSSSSISLTLLLFTFLPLTLSQSTIQIPAARKTWSKDDGLYCSSWRLSVETNNAGYWVKPPARCESYVEDYMTAERYLSDSEVVAADSISFAKSVNVTGDGKDAWVFDIDETLLSNLPYYEVRFGQPYDEKSYDQWVNLAKAPALPSSLNLYKELKRLGFTIFLLTGRSEHQRNSTSKNLLFAGYNDWERLFLRGVTDQGKTAIVYKSEKRMELVKEGYKIHGNSGDQWSDLLGFAVAKRSFKLPNPLYYLA; encoded by the exons ATGAcgtcatcatcttcttcttcgaTTTCACTAACTCTCCTCCTATTTACCTTCCTGCCCCTCACTCTTTCCCAGTCCACAATCCAAATCCCAGCCGCCCGCAAAACATGGAGCAAAGACGACGGTCTCTATTGTTCCAGCTGGAGACTGTCAGTTGAAACCAACAACGCCGGTTACTGGGTCAAACCGCCAGCACGATGCGAAAGCTACGTCGAAGATTACATGACCGCCGAACGTTACTTATCGGACTCCGAAGTCGTCGCTGCTGATTCTATTTCGTTTGCTAAATCCGTTAATGTCACCGGCGACGGGAAGGACGCTTGGGTGTTCGACATTGATGAAACTCTGCTCTCCAATCTACCCTACTATGAGGTCCGATTCGG ACAACCCTATGATGAGAAATCTTATGATCAGTGGGTGAATTTAGCTAAAGCACCTGCTTTACCATCAAGTTTAAATTTGTACAAGGAGTTAAAGCGTCTGGGATTTACAATTTTTCTACTGACTGGGCGGAGTGAACATCAAAGAAATTCCACTAGTAAAAACCTTCTATTTGCAGGATATAATGACTGGGAACGACTATTTTTGAG GGGAGTGACAGACCAAGGCAAGACGGCCATTGTGTACAAATCGGAGAAAAGAATGGAATTGGTAAAGGAAGGGTACAAAATACATGGAAACTCGGGAGATCAATGGAGCGACTTGTTGGGATTTGCAGTAGCGAAAAGGTCCTTTAAACTTCCGAATCCGTTGTATTACCTTGCGTAA